TAGTTTTAAAGGATGTTAAAAAAGTTTATTCGGGATGTCTTTTGACAAAAAAAGAAGAATCTTTGTTGACAATGAAAAAACAGGAAAAAATGTTTCCCCAATTATTAAAATTTATTACAGATAAAAATGTTTCTATGGTAAAGACAGCATTAGCAAAGAATGAGCAATTTGTTGAAATTATAGGCAGTAATCATTCATGGATGGGAGCTGGCACATTACTTGAACAATTATGTCAGCTAGGTGACTGTGATGTGATATATAATTTTTTATCTATTAAAGAACGTGGTATTGATTCTCGACGTATGGGTCAATATTCAGCTCTTGAATATTCATGCAAAAATAAAAATATTGTCCTTGTAGAATTTTTATTAGATAAAGGAGCTACTATTACTGATGAGGCATTTATGATTGTGTGTAAAAATGAATGGTATGAAGGAATAAATTTATTGTTATCTGCTGGATTCAATAGTAAGAATTTAAACTTGAATAGTATTTTTAAGCGTTCTTCATTAGGAGTAATACAACATCTAATTGCCAAATGCAATATAATTTTTGATGATCAAAGTTATATATTTTTATTTTGTGCATGTAATAATACAAAACATGGAATTGATATTGTTAATTTTTTTGTTACTGAAAAAGGTTTTAGTCCAGATATTATCTGTGATCAAAAGACATTGTTAGAGCAAGCATGTTTGTCTAAAAATGTAAAGGTTATTACTTTTTTAGCAGAACGTGTTAAACCTGAAGTGTGTAAATTTGCTCTGAACAATATATTGGAGAAGGCTTGTAGATATACTTATGATGAATGGCCGAAAATTATTGATAGTATAAAAAATTTATCACCGTATATTAAGGATATTCCTATGGAAAAATTAACCTTTATGATGGGTGGAGGTTATGATTGTTATTTTTATAATAACAAATTATTACAATTTTTACTTGAAAATCAACGTAAGTTATGTGATGATACGGGTTTGTTTGAACATATAAACAATGATGAGAGATATGAAAACTTAATAAAAAAATATAAACCCTTTTATGCCAATGCATATTATATGTTAAAAAAAAGTATACTAAATCCAGGTATGATTTTACTTTTCATTCTAGCTTTGCCTGTCGCTGTTTATAGAATTTGTACATAGATGTTGTTTAATAATGGGTCCTAAGGTTGGATGTTGAAGTGCGAGGTCAATATTTGCTTGTAGCCATCCCAGAGGATTGCCTACATCATAACGTGCAGTTTTAATTACATAAGCAATTACACGTTCACCATTATGCATCATATGAGTAATCCCATCAGTAAGTTGAATTTCATTCTGCGCTCCTGGCTGTATAGATTCTAGTGATGTAAAAATACGAGGTGAAAGAATATACCGACCAATGAGAGCATAATTCGATGGTGCGCAATCGATTGTAGGTTTTTCTACTAAGTCTGCAACTTCAAAAACATTATTATCTAATTGATTTTTTATGGCAATTATACCATAGGATGAAACTTGTTCACGCGGAACTTCTTGAATGCCAATAACAGATGCATTGTATTGTTGTGCAATGATAATAAGTTGTGCAAGAGCAGGATCATTACCAACCATAATTTCATCAGGCAATAAAACACCAAAATATTCATTTCCAATCTTATTTTTTGCCATTAACACCGCATGTCCAAGGCCAAGAGGTTGGGGCTGTGGTACAAAAGTAAAATGTGAAGCATCAATAATAGCATTGAGTTCATTGAGAAGTGCTGATTTTCCCGTTTTTAGTAATTGATCTTGCAAAACTTCATTGTGAGAAAAATGATTCCTAATAGCTTGTTTATCCTCATTAGCAATAATAGTAAAATCCGTAATATTTGATTGCAATCCTTCTTCAATAATTAATTGAATCGATGGCTTTTCAATTATCGGCAACATTTCTTTTGGCACAGCTTTTGTATAAGGTAAAAAACGTGTCCCAAGACCAGCTGCAGGAATAACTGCTTTATTTATTTTCATAAGGCTTATATATATTTACGAAAATTGATTAAGAAATTTTATTTTACTGGAATGAAACAAACGAATGTCATTGATGCCATATTTAATCATAGCAATACGCTCAATGCCCATCCCAAAAGCAAACCCAGAATATATTGTCGGATCAATATCGCCAGCCTTTAATACATTAGGGTGAACCATGCCTGTCCCTAACAATTCAATCCAACGAGTATGTTTACAAACAGAACATCCTGTTGCACAAAAAGGGCATGAAGCATCAATTTCAAGACCGGGCTCAACAAAAGGAAAAAAACCAGGACGTACACGAATTTCTAATCTTTCATTATTAAATATTTTACGTAAAAAAGTATGTGCCGTTGCTAACAAATTACTCATTGATATATTTTTATCGACAAGTAATACCTCTGCTTGAGTAAAGAGAAAGTCATGAGTTTGATCGGTTGCTTCTTTTCTGTATACCCGTCCTGGTGAAAATACTGCAATAGGAGGTTGAGAGTTTTTCATTACGCGAGCTTGAATATTTGAACATTGCGTTCTCAATAACATTCCCTCTTTTTCTAAGAAAAATGAATCTTGTGCATCACGAGCAGGATGATTTTCAGGAATATTGAGTGATGTAAAATTATAATATTCATTTTCAATCTCTGGCCCATCGGCAATATCATATCCCATAGATATAAAAATATCTTCTAAATCAGTAATAATTTGCGTGTAAATATGAGAAGTGCCTTTAAGTTCACTATATTTGTAGGCAGAAACATCAAATTCTTGTTCAATTGATTCCTTTTGTATACATTGTCTATTTTTAAGCTCTAGTGCATGAGCATTAAGACGTTCTTGAGTTTCTATCTTAAGTTGATTAAGCAATATTCCCACCGATTTTTTTTCTTCAAGAGCTACCTGTTTTAATTGTTCCATAAGAGAGGCAATTTTGCCTTTACGACCTAAAAATGTAATACGAATTCCTTCTAAAAAATTTTCATCTATGGCAACTGCAAGGGCAGCAATAAGTTCTTGTTTAATAGTCTCAATTTTTTGTGAAATATCTTTCATACATATTCCGGTGACATTAATAGTAATTATCATTATACTCACTTTAAGGTAGCAAATAATGTATACATTGGCAATGTGAGCAAAAGTAAAAAAAAACATTTGGAAAAATATGCTTTCTTATTGACAAAATAATATAAACTAGTAACATACAGTATATATTGATCTTTTTATCTTATTGCCGGGGTAGCTCAGTGGTAGAGCGGAAGCCTGAAGAGCTTCGCGTCGTTGGTTCAATTCCGACTCCCGGCACCATTATTTTATTAAAAGTTTTTTTTATAAAATCTTAAAAAATTCTAGTCATATTCATTCGTATTAAATAAAACACAGTAGTGTTATTTTTTTTACAATCCTTCTTATTATTGCTATTTTTTTTTCCATAATGTTAGATTCTTGTATTATTATTATTTTTGGTAAAAACTATTTTTAATTAAAAAGGAAGATGCTATGAAAAAATTTTTTTTTGTTATTCTCTTCATGTCAATACCATTTTTACATACAATGGGTAAAAAAGAGAGACCTCTTATCCGTAGCAAAAGGATTTATGGTGATCATGTTCCGTTCCCTAATTCATATCCTATTGTAAATGATACAAGAATCATTAGAGTAAAAACTCAATCAGCATTAGAAACAAAAGAGCCAGTAGAAAAATATATTTCACCTAAAGCCGAAAACAATCAGAAAAAATAAAGATATTGTGACAACTATTTTTATTTCTTGATATTTGTACTAAAGTAGTAAAAATAACAAATTATGTGCTGATGATAGTTAAGAGGGGTATATGAAGCAGGTCCAATTGGATAAACAAACTATTGCATGGTTTAAAATTGCTGAATGTGTTTCTCGCGGTGAAAAAGAACGTGCATTGGGCGTTTATCGTCTTCTTTCACACTCATTTAATGACAATGCTATTGCACGACAACTTGAAGCTGATATTTATCTTTCTTTTCAGGAAAAAGAACAAGCTGTTTCGTTGTATCAGCAAGCGATGGAATCATATCATAAATCAAATCGTTTTTTAGAAGCAGCAGCTGTTGGTGAACACCTCATTATTATGTGTCCTATTAATGATACGTTGCGTCGAGAACTTGTTCGGTTGTATATATTATTAGGAATGATACCTAATGCACGTATGCATATTTCTGCCTCAATTGATTCTTTAGCTCACAAGCAACAATGGTATGAAATTAAGCATATGATTGGAGAAAGTGCACATTTTTCTGATTTGAATGGAAGGACAGCACTCTATAGCGATATTCTTATTATTGCATATAAACGTGGATGTTCTGAGGATATCCTATTGCAAAGTATTCATCAAGCCATTGATGATCTTATTTTCGCTAATGATGAACAATATATACAAAGATTATTATTATCATTACAAACTCATTCAGATGAGTTATATGAGCATGCCCTAAGCTATGTAATGAAGTAACTATAATGCACACTTTATTGTAATATCATGCTTTTCTAATAATTGTGCGTTTTCAAAATTGAGAAGAAATTTTTCTTTTACTGTTAAGCGCAATTTTTTTTGATTTTCATGAAATATGATATGTAGTTGTGTTGTGCCTTTTGTTAATAATTTTTTAGTTGTAGTTATAGTTGTTTCGGTTACACAATCAGGCAATGTGAGTGTTATATGTTCAATAGATGGCCATTCATGCAACACTAATTCAACTGGAACTATGTCCTGAGCTTTTATTTTATATGCAGCACCCTCAACAACGTCAACTATACCTTTAATAATAAATACATGATGAGAATCAAGCCATTTTTCAGTACGAGCAAATGTTTTAGGAAATGCGATAACTTCCATAGCACCTGACATGTCTTCAAATTGCAAGAAGGACATGCGATCACCTTTTTTAGTGATAATATCTTTACGCGTTTTAAGTAATCCGCATCCAATTGTTGAATATTCCTTAGCTGCTGCTTTTGCTTTTTGGGCAGCAGTTTCAAACTCTTCGATAGTAAACCATGTCAATTGTTTTCTGTATGTTTCAAGCGGGTGTGAACTAATATAAAAACCAATTACTTCACGTTCTTTTTCTAACTTATCTCGATCTGGCCATTCCGGTTGAATTGCAAAAGAATAATGTTCATCATTAGTAACGTCTTTTTTGCTCACTGAAAATAAATCCATTTGTCCGGTGATAGCATTTTTTTTGTATGCAGTCGCAAGATCAATTATATGTTCAATTTCATGAAATTGTTGTGCACGATTACCGTGCAATGTATCAAACGCTCCCGCACAAATAAGACTTTCAATTACTCGTTTATTTGCAGTTCTTAGGTCTACTCGCTTACAAAAATCAAATAGATCTTTAAAAGGACCTTTTTTTGTTCGTTCCTCAGTAATATTTTCTAATGCTGCAAGACCTACATTTTTTATACCTTGTAATCCAAATAAAATATTGCCGTCAATTACAGAAAAATCGATATTTGATTGATTAATATTTGGTGGAAGCAACGTGATACCAAGATCTTTTGCTTCTTGCAAATAGAATGACATTTTTTCTGGATGTGCTGCTTCAAGAGAAATAAGACATGCTAAAAATTCAGGCAAATAATTTGCCTTAAGATATGCTGTTTGATAAGCAATAAGTGCATAGGCAGCAGAATGGGATTTATTGAAACCATAACCAGCAAAATACGCAAGTAAATCAAAAAGCTCTTGTGCTTTTTTGCCATCAAAGCCTCTTACAATTGCTTTTTCAACAAATATGGCACCTTGTTCTGCCATAACCTCTACCTTTTTCTTACCCATTGCACGACGTAAAATATCAGCTTCTCCCAGAGAATAGCCACCAATAGCTGAAGCTATTTTTATTACCTGCTCTTGATATACAACAACACCAAATGTTTCTGCTAAAATTGCTTCCAATTCAGGAAAAAGATATTTAATTGCCTGACGTCCATGTCTTCGCTCAATAAAATCATCAACCATTCCTGAACCCAGCGGTCCTGGTCGATATAATGCGTTTACCGCAATGATATCTTCAAATTTATCTGGTTTTAGCTTACGCAACACTTCTTTAAGACCACTTGATTCTAACTGAAATACTCCTGATGTTTTACCCTCACAAATAAGCTCAAAGGTCAGCTTATCCTCAAGAGAAAGTTTATTCATATCAAGAGATATTCCATGATTTTTTTTGATTAACTGAAGCACACGATCAATGAGCGTAAGGTTTTTTAGCCCTAAAAAGTCTATTTTTAAAAACCCTATACTTTCAAGTTCCGTCATAGCATATTGAGTAACTAATTCATTACTTTTTGATGGGATATAGACAGGCAAAACTTCATCAATTGGCTCAGGAGAGATCACAATCCCCGCAGCATGTTTTGATGCATGGCGGGTAAGTCCTTCTAACTTGAATGCAATATCAAAAATATATTTTGTACGAGGATTATTATCTATCAATTCTTTAAGCCGTGGTTCTTGCTCAATAGCATCAGCAAGCGTTATCTTAAGTTGATCGGGAATAAGATTTGTCATTGCATTTGAGTCTTCAAAAGAAAAGCCCAGCACACGAGCAACATCTTTTATAACTCCTTTTGCCATCATGGTACCAAAAGTTATAATATTGCATACTTTGTCATGTCCATATTTATCACGCACATAATTAATTACTTTGTCACGACCTTCAACACAAAAATCAATATCAATATCAGGCATACTAACACGCTCAGGATTAAGAAAACGCTCAAATAGAAGATTATATTTTAAGGGATCAATATTAGTAATTTGCAAAGCCCATGCAGCAAGCGATCCTGCAGCAGAACCCCTTCCAGGCCCCACAGGTATATTCGTGCGATAAGCCCATTGAATAAAATCACTGACAACTAAAAAATAACCAACAAAACCCATGTCGGTGATAAGTTTAATTTCAAGTTCTAATCGAGAGTTATATACTTCCTCTTGACTATGATCAATGAGATTCTCATTTTTTAATCGCTGTAATCCCGTTCGACACAAATGAGCAAAATATGTTTCTTGTGTATAATTTTCAGGAATAACAAATTGAGGAAAAAAAAGCTTATCAGTTTCAAAATCAAAATTGCACATATCAGCAATCATTCCCGCATTCCAGACTGCATCAGTATGGTTTTTAAACTCTTCAAGCATTTGCTCTGTTGTTCTCATGTAAGCACGACATTCGCCAAAACTGAACCGATTAGGGCTATCTAATTTTGATTGTGTTTGAATAGACAGCATAATTTCATGTGCTTCATGATCATCAAGTGAAACATAGTGACAATCGCCCGCAGCAACACATTTAATGTTCTTTTCTTGCGCTAAGGTAAATAGTTTTTGATTTAACGTTGCTTGGACTTCTTGATCTTCAGGTTGAACCTCTAAAAAAAACCGATCTCTACCAAATACTCTTAAAAACCAATTAACACGCTCTTCAACTTCTTTTATATTGTTAGCCATTAATAATTTGGGAATATGCCCGCCAAGACAAGCAGTTGTTACAATAAGACCCTCAGAATGTTTTTCAAGCATGGCGTAATCGATACGAGGTTTAAAATAAAAACCCTCTTGATATGAATATGATATAAGTTTGCAAAGGTTTTTATATCCAGTAGCATTTTGTACAAGAATGATAAGATGATAGTACTTATTATCAGCATTTTTTACTTTAACATCTTCAGTAAAATAAGCTTCCATTCCTAGAATTGGTTTAATTCCAGCTTTTTTACACTTTTGAAAAAATTTAACTGCAGCAAAAATATTACCATGATCAGTAATAGCAAGTGCTTTATAATTATTTTTTTTACCAAATTCTATTAGTTTATCTAATGAAATAGCGCCATCAAGAAGCGAATATTCAGTATGAAGATGTAAATGGGTAAAATGCTGCAACATAAGGTATTTGTGCTTTCATAATTGTGCAAACTCTATTCATATACTGCTATAAGAATAAATTATATTTGCGAAAATGTTGAGCAGATTGTAATCTATTATAAGGAAAGAAAAGGGTCTTTATTGCAAATATCCCCTTCCTTTCCTTAAATCAATATAATTTAGATATTATTCTTATAATTTGTCGATTTTTTTTTGCTCTTTTACTCGAGATTCTATCACTTTTACCAAAACATTTGAACGATAGTCTGGATCCCAACTATCTCTTTTCCAATCTTCTCTAAGCTGCTTTTTGCAATTGTCCAAATCTTTTTTTAATGCTGATATTTCAAAGCTAACATTTACTTCAGGCAATCCTTCTTCCAAATTGACTTTTGATGTTTGTGGTAATTTATCAACAGGTAATCTTTTAAACAGATCATTTTGATATATTTTCTCAGAAATATGCATCGCTTGAATTGGCCTAGCCAGTAAAAAAATTATAGCAAAAAAAACAATACTGCATTTCATTTGAATTATATTATTACTGCACATAAAAAAACCCTTTCAACTATAATAAATACACTTATAAATAACACTTTTACTATAAATTATTTCTATCTGAAGTCAATGTCGCCGATAGAAACTATGGTATCATTTGTCGCTAATAAATTAATTTTAAGTTTTTTCGATCCTTCATCTAGGTAGTAGCTAAAAGATTTGACAGATATGCCCACCCCTAATTCATGTTCATATGTGTTTTTAGAGCTAAAAAGCTTATCCTTAAATATATTGTTTATATCAAAAATAAATAATATATTTTTTTCATTTATTGCCATCACAATACTAATTAAATCTGTTTCTATAAGACCTATATTTTTTATGGTTTTTATATTATAATCGTGATTAGTATCAAACATACTTAAAAGAAAGTTTTTTTTACACAATCTCAAATGTTGGCCGTATTTTAAAACAGCTTCTTCAAGATAATATTTATTTATACTTTCAATATTAATGGAGTATTTCAATATAGAACTGTAATGTTCTGACTTATAATTATCACCAGAAATAAATTGTTTATATTTTAATAAACATTTTATTCTTTCTTCGTTTATTCTGTTTAAATTGATATTTTCCAACTGATATTTTTTTATATTTATTTGGCTATGTATATGTTGTATTTTTATTATTAGATCTTGATATTCCTTCGTATCTTCGTTAATTTTCATTTTTAAATTTTTATGTAATTCATTAATAGCTTCATTAAATCTGAGTAAGTCCATCATACAGTTTATATTACTTATTTCCTGTTGTGCAAAATCTATTAATGATTCAACATATCGACATTCATTTAAAAATCGTAATTGATTTTTTTGAACTGTTTCAATTGTATTTATAAAATTAGTTACATGCGAAACATTGAGTGCTTGAGATGAAGCAATATTGGTTAATGCTATTTTCTTTTCTTGATCTAACGCATTAAAAAATTTTTCAAACAAGTGTATATTAGTATCATTTCTTAATGCATTATATATCAATAACAGACCGCCATTATTAATTTTTTTATAAGCGGTACTAATATCTATCATTTGCGTGGGATACAATGAACCATTCTGTTGTTTATAGAGATTTTTTAACGCAGGAATCTTTGCAAGAAACTCATACTCTATGGATAATTTTTGTTTATCATTCGTAATAATACAAATTTCATTTTTCTTAAATGTTTTTAAACTTGCACTGTGTTTATTAATTATACACGGTATCATCATCGCATTGAGTGGCACTAAAAAAAAAGAATTAAGAAAAAAAGTAACATATTTTGTTAAATTACTATTGTTGTTACAATTCATGAAAATCTTTCAATAAAATTTTATAGTATACCTAAAACGTTTATAGTATAAATGAATTCTATTTGAAGACAATATTTTTATGAAAAATTGATAGAGCAAAAGAACTTACTGAAAGACATTAAATGTTTAATAACCTAATGATTACTAAACAATATTTTGTATTTGTTCACGCATTTTTTCAATTTCAACTTTAACATTAATCGCGTGCGAACTTATTATTGAGTCAGAGCACTTTGCCGCAATGGTATTGATTTCACGTCCAAGTTCTTGAAGAGTGAAGTCTAATCGTTTACCTTTTTCAAGTTCTTCTTGATTAAGTGTTGTTTCTAAATGATTAAGATGACTTTTAAAGCGAGTAATTTCTTCATGGATATCTATTTTATCCAGCATAAAATAAAGATTATTTTTTTGTGCATTTACGATTAAATTTTCGTCAGCACCAATTTCCTGTAACATTATATGTATTTTTTTTTTATATTCTTCAACAAAAATATGTGCCCGTTCAACAATTGCATTAATTTCTTGCTTTATAATTACTATGCGGCTTTCTAAATCACAAGCCAGTGTAGCGCCCTCAATATATCGCTCATCAATAACTTTTTTTATAAGTTCAGTTATTGTGTTTAAAATAGAATCTGTTGACTGTTGATCAAGTGGCTGTTCTTCTTTTGAGAAAATATTAGGTAAACGTAGTATATGATCCAGTTTAATCTCAGCGGATAAATCATATTTTGTTATTATATTTTTCATAGAAGCCACATATCCATCAATAACTGTCATTGCAGGAGTAATAGAACTATCAAAAATATTTGGATTACTTATGTATGCAGTTACATAAATATGTCCACGACGTAACATTTCTTTACATTGCTTAATGATGATTGTTTCAAATTGAGATAATCCAAGCGGCAATTTTATTGTATTTTCAAAAAAACGAGAATTGAGTGATTTTACATTCATTGAAACGCTTGATCGTTCTCCTGATGGTGTAGTTATAACAAATGTTTTTGATGCAAATCCTGTCATGCTGCAAATCGTATATTTTTTCATCAGGATATATCCTTTTTATTGTAATGAACTTAACCAAGATTGGTGTATACGTTTTTTACATCCTCATGGTCTTGCACGGTAGATAAAAACTCAAGAACTTTGGTTGATTTATTTTCAGGAAGTTCTATGATATTTTTTGCAACCCACTCAAGACCAGAATTTTCAATTCTTAAGCCCGCTTTTTCAATAGTTTCTTTTATTGATTCAAAAGATTTAATGTCACAATATATTGTATAATTGTTTCCATCAATTTGTATGTCCTTGATGTCATATTCGATAAGATGCTCCAGAAGTTCATCTTCAGTTATTTTTCCGGTTGCATTAACTACGCCTAGTTTTTCAAACATCCAGCTTACCGCTCCTGCTTCTCCTAATGTGCCACCATTTTCTGAAAATAAACGACGAAACTCTGCAATAGTGCGATTTTTATTATCAGTAATAGCATCAACCATAACA
This window of the Candidatus Babeliales bacterium genome carries:
- a CDS encoding UTP--glucose-1-phosphate uridylyltransferase gives rise to the protein MKINKAVIPAAGLGTRFLPYTKAVPKEMLPIIEKPSIQLIIEEGLQSNITDFTIIANEDKQAIRNHFSHNEVLQDQLLKTGKSALLNELNAIIDASHFTFVPQPQPLGLGHAVLMAKNKIGNEYFGVLLPDEIMVGNDPALAQLIIIAQQYNASVIGIQEVPREQVSSYGIIAIKNQLDNNVFEVADLVEKPTIDCAPSNYALIGRYILSPRIFTSLESIQPGAQNEIQLTDGITHMMHNGERVIAYVIKTARYDVGNPLGWLQANIDLALQHPTLGPIIKQHLCTNSINSDRQS
- the pheS gene encoding phenylalanine--tRNA ligase subunit alpha; the protein is MIITINVTGICMKDISQKIETIKQELIAALAVAIDENFLEGIRITFLGRKGKIASLMEQLKQVALEEKKSVGILLNQLKIETQERLNAHALELKNRQCIQKESIEQEFDVSAYKYSELKGTSHIYTQIITDLEDIFISMGYDIADGPEIENEYYNFTSLNIPENHPARDAQDSFFLEKEGMLLRTQCSNIQARVMKNSQPPIAVFSPGRVYRKEATDQTHDFLFTQAEVLLVDKNISMSNLLATAHTFLRKIFNNERLEIRVRPGFFPFVEPGLEIDASCPFCATGCSVCKHTRWIELLGTGMVHPNVLKAGDIDPTIYSGFAFGMGIERIAMIKYGINDIRLFHSSKIKFLNQFS
- the dnaE gene encoding DNA polymerase III subunit alpha; translation: MLQHFTHLHLHTEYSLLDGAISLDKLIEFGKKNNYKALAITDHGNIFAAVKFFQKCKKAGIKPILGMEAYFTEDVKVKNADNKYYHLIILVQNATGYKNLCKLISYSYQEGFYFKPRIDYAMLEKHSEGLIVTTACLGGHIPKLLMANNIKEVEERVNWFLRVFGRDRFFLEVQPEDQEVQATLNQKLFTLAQEKNIKCVAAGDCHYVSLDDHEAHEIMLSIQTQSKLDSPNRFSFGECRAYMRTTEQMLEEFKNHTDAVWNAGMIADMCNFDFETDKLFFPQFVIPENYTQETYFAHLCRTGLQRLKNENLIDHSQEEVYNSRLELEIKLITDMGFVGYFLVVSDFIQWAYRTNIPVGPGRGSAAGSLAAWALQITNIDPLKYNLLFERFLNPERVSMPDIDIDFCVEGRDKVINYVRDKYGHDKVCNIITFGTMMAKGVIKDVARVLGFSFEDSNAMTNLIPDQLKITLADAIEQEPRLKELIDNNPRTKYIFDIAFKLEGLTRHASKHAAGIVISPEPIDEVLPVYIPSKSNELVTQYAMTELESIGFLKIDFLGLKNLTLIDRVLQLIKKNHGISLDMNKLSLEDKLTFELICEGKTSGVFQLESSGLKEVLRKLKPDKFEDIIAVNALYRPGPLGSGMVDDFIERRHGRQAIKYLFPELEAILAETFGVVVYQEQVIKIASAIGGYSLGEADILRRAMGKKKVEVMAEQGAIFVEKAIVRGFDGKKAQELFDLLAYFAGYGFNKSHSAAYALIAYQTAYLKANYLPEFLACLISLEAAHPEKMSFYLQEAKDLGITLLPPNINQSNIDFSVIDGNILFGLQGIKNVGLAALENITEERTKKGPFKDLFDFCKRVDLRTANKRVIESLICAGAFDTLHGNRAQQFHEIEHIIDLATAYKKNAITGQMDLFSVSKKDVTNDEHYSFAIQPEWPDRDKLEKEREVIGFYISSHPLETYRKQLTWFTIEEFETAAQKAKAAAKEYSTIGCGLLKTRKDIITKKGDRMSFLQFEDMSGAMEVIAFPKTFARTEKWLDSHHVFIIKGIVDVVEGAAYKIKAQDIVPVELVLHEWPSIEHITLTLPDCVTETTITTTKKLLTKGTTQLHIIFHENQKKLRLTVKEKFLLNFENAQLLEKHDITIKCAL
- a CDS encoding YicC/YloC family endoribonuclease, which encodes MKKYTICSMTGFASKTFVITTPSGERSSVSMNVKSLNSRFFENTIKLPLGLSQFETIIIKQCKEMLRRGHIYVTAYISNPNIFDSSITPAMTVIDGYVASMKNIITKYDLSAEIKLDHILRLPNIFSKEEQPLDQQSTDSILNTITELIKKVIDERYIEGATLACDLESRIVIIKQEINAIVERAHIFVEEYKKKIHIMLQEIGADENLIVNAQKNNLYFMLDKIDIHEEITRFKSHLNHLETTLNQEELEKGKRLDFTLQELGREINTIAAKCSDSIISSHAINVKVEIEKMREQIQNIV
- a CDS encoding YebC/PmpR family DNA-binding transcriptional regulator; protein product: MAGHSKWANIKHKKAKEDGKKAKVFTKIIKEITIAAREGGGNPDMNPRLRLLIEKGKEANMPIENALRAIKKGTGELPGVQYEEYTYEGYAPNGIAVMVDAITDNKNRTIAEFRRLFSENGGTLGEAGAVSWMFEKLGVVNATGKITEDELLEHLIEYDIKDIQIDGNNYTIYCDIKSFESIKETIEKAGLRIENSGLEWVAKNIIELPENKSTKVLEFLSTVQDHEDVKNVYTNLG